From the genome of Ignavibacteriales bacterium:
GCAAGCAGATGCAATAACATCAGGTTTTAGTTCTAAAGCTTCCCGAACTCTTTCCTCGTTAATTCTTGTACCAATTGTTTCTTCAAGAAACATTCTGCCACCCCCAGCTCCACAACAAAATCCTTTATCTCTGCTTCTTTCCATTTCAATCAATTCTGATCCAGTTACTGAATTTAGTATTTCCCTTGGTTCATCATAAATATCATTATATCTTCCTAAATAACAAGAATCGTGAAAAGTTATTTTGGATTTTGTTTCTTCAGATTTCAATTTGATTTTATTTGTTTTTATCATTTCATCAATTAATTCTGAATGATGTAAAACCTGGTAATTACCACCAAATTGTTTATATTCCTTTTTTAATGAATTAAAACAATGAGGGCACGCGGTAACAATCTTTTTAACTCCATATACATTTAATGTTTGAATATTTTCTTGAATCAGCATTTGCGCAAGATATTCATTTCCAAGACGTCTGGCAGTATCACCATTGCATTTTTCTTCATTACCCAAAATTCTGAAGTTAATATTAGCTTTTTGCATCAAATATGCAAATGATTTTGTAACTTTTTGATAACGAGCATCAAAGGAGCCGGCACAACCCACCCAAAAGAGCAGATCGCAATTTGAATCTTCTGCCATTGTTTGAATATTCATTCCTTCAGCCCAATTTGCTCTATCCTGGCTATTAAAAGCCCAAGGTGTATAGTTAGTTTCCAGATTCTTAAAAACAGCATTCAATTCATTAGGAAAGTTTGATTCTGAAAGAACAAGATTTCTTCGCATTTCCACAATTGCATCAACGTGTTCTATCATAACCGGGCATTCTTGAACACAAGCATTACAAGTAGTACACGCCCAAAGCTCATCATCAGTAATATAATTATGTAAAAGCTGTTTGTCTAATACTTCTTTTTTTCCAGAATTGTCTTTAACTAAAAGAGATGCTTTTTCAATTGTGCGATGTCTTATATCTGTAATTATTTTTCGAGGAGAGAGCGGTTTGCCTGTATTTGCGGCAGGACAAGCTGCAGTACATCTTCCGCATTCAGTACAAGTATAACCGTCTAAAAGCTGTTTCCACGTAAATTGTTCAATATCAGATGCACCGAATACTTCAATTGTTTCATCTTCAAGATTTATAGATTTTAGAATATTTTTTTTATCACTTAGATTTGCAAAGAAAACATTTGGTATTGAAGTAATTACATGAAAATGTTTTGAATAAGGTAACAAATTCAAGAATCCAAAAATAAAAATTATATGGAGCCACCAGAATATTTTTGCAAATAATTCTGCCCCTTGAATGTTGTGAGGATAAAAAATCGGTGATAAAGTAAAGGCAACTGGGCGAAGTTCGAAATGTTGAAGTTTAAAATCGTTTTGAGCAATTGCAGAAATATTTTGTCCATACATTGCAGCAACAACAAATAGAATTAAAAGCAAAATAATCGTAGCATCAATTTTACCTTCCTTTCCAACTTCCAGACGAGGAACTTTAATCACATATCTGCGATATAAAGCCCAGAGTACCGCGGCAATAACAAATACACCAAATATATCTTGTACAAAAGTAATTGCGCTATAAACAGGACCCAAAAAAACAAAGCTAAAGGGAGTATAAAATCCCTGAATTATGCTTTCCATTACTGCAGCAAGAAAAAGTACAAATCCCCAAAAAATGAAAACGTGAATTGAACCTGCAACCGGATCCCGCATTAGTTTAGTTTGTCCGAAAGCAATTATCAGAACATTTTTAATCCTTTGCGAAATATTATCAAATCTATTTTCA
Proteins encoded in this window:
- a CDS encoding (Fe-S)-binding protein: MEIKNFIFILVFILTFSIFYFSLRTKIKYLLIGKAENRFDNISQRIKNVLIIAFGQTKLMRDPVAGSIHVFIFWGFVLFLAAVMESIIQGFYTPFSFVFLGPVYSAITFVQDIFGVFVIAAVLWALYRRYVIKVPRLEVGKEGKIDATIILLLILFVVAAMYGQNISAIAQNDFKLQHFELRPVAFTLSPIFYPHNIQGAELFAKIFWWLHIIFIFGFLNLLPYSKHFHVITSIPNVFFANLSDKKNILKSINLEDETIEVFGASDIEQFTWKQLLDGYTCTECGRCTAACPAANTGKPLSPRKIITDIRHRTIEKASLLVKDNSGKKEVLDKQLLHNYITDDELWACTTCNACVQECPVMIEHVDAIVEMRRNLVLSESNFPNELNAVFKNLETNYTPWAFNSQDRANWAEGMNIQTMAEDSNCDLLFWVGCAGSFDARYQKVTKSFAYLMQKANINFRILGNEEKCNGDTARRLGNEYLAQMLIQENIQTLNVYGVKKIVTACPHCFNSLKKEYKQFGGNYQVLHHSELIDEMIKTNKIKLKSEETKSKITFHDSCYLGRYNDIYDEPREILNSVTGSELIEMERSRDKGFCCGAGGGRMFLEETIGTRINEERVREALELKPDVIASACPFCMTMLTDGVKSFDKLEEVKVKDIAEIILENSI